A DNA window from Loxodonta africana isolate mLoxAfr1 chromosome 7, mLoxAfr1.hap2, whole genome shotgun sequence contains the following coding sequences:
- the LOC100672586 gene encoding olfactory receptor 8H1-like: MSRSNNTNVSDFILMGLTDSEEIWLVLFTLFLLIYLVTLLGNTGMILIIRLDLQLHTSMYFFLSHLSFLDLSYSTVITPKTLENLLTSTKDISFRGCFTQMYFFVFLGGTECFLLSSMAYDRYVAICNPLQYPVIMSTTLCRSLITASYVIGFIDSFVNILCMNTLHFCDSNVIHHFFCDTPPILALSCTDTHGTESMIFIFAGSTLMVSLITISVSYASILSTILKIHSTSGKRKAFSTCASHLLGVTIFYGTMIFTHLKPSKSYSLGKDQVTSVFYTIVIPMLNPLIYSLRNKEVKNALIRVMQKRESPRHVRRQ, translated from the coding sequence ATGAGTAGAAGTAATAACACAAACGTGTCTGACTTCATCCTCATGGGACTGACAGACTCTGAAGAGATCTGGCTGGTCCTCTTTACTCTATTTCTCCTAATATACCTGGTTACTCTGTTGGGGAATACAGGGATGATACTAATAATCCGCCTGGATCTCCAGCTTCACACCtccatgtattttttcctcagtcatctttcATTCCTTGACCTCAGCTACTCGACAGTCATTACTCCTAAAACCTTAGAAAACCTACTGACTTCGACCAAGGATATTTCATTCAGGGGCTGTTTCACCCAGATGTatttttttgtcttcttgggtggcacagaatgttttcttctgtcttctatggcctatgatcgctacgTAGCTATCTGTAATCCTCTACAATACCCAGTTATTATGTCCACGACACTCTGCCGCTCCCTCATCACTGCATCCTATGTGATTGGCTTCATTGACTCCTTTGTCAATATCCTTTGCATGAACACATTGCATTTCTGTGActccaatgtaatccatcactttttctgtgacacACCCCCAATTTTAGCCCTGTCCTGCACTGATACACATGGTACTGAGAGCATGATATTCATTTTTGCTGGCTCTACCTTAATGGTGTCTCTTATCACAATTTCTGTGTCCTATGCATCCATTCTCTCCACTATACTGAAAATTCATTCCACTTCAGGAAAGCGAAAAGCCTTCTctacctgtgcctcccacctcctGGGAGTCACCATCTTCTATGGTACCATGATTTTTACTCATTTAAAGCCAAGTAAGTCCTACTCCTTGGGAAAGGATCAAGTGACCTCTGTTTTTTATACTATTGTGATCCCCATGCTGAATCCACTCATTTATAGTCTCAGGAACAAAGAAGTGAAAAATGCTCTCATTAGAGTTATGCAGAAGAGAGAGAGCCCAAGGCATGTAAGACGGCAGTGA